One genomic window of Ziziphus jujuba cultivar Dongzao chromosome 4, ASM3175591v1 includes the following:
- the LOC107417249 gene encoding elongator complex protein 5, whose translation MAESICRALRDGALEGEHAAALTIKDSIASPFGFDVFAHVFSKLSSYILASKYQSRGLVLVAFSRSPSFYVDLLKRRGVDVASSHNWIQILDCYTDPLGWKDGVGECGSGTKSLNEASQIASFCKNVKDVETFFSMVVELGTGLVGRGKVRFCVAIDSVSEMLRHASISSVAGLLSKLRSHDQVSSIFWLLHSDLHEDRVTAVLEYMSSMVASIEPLNQYANGQRGNWNNLSLLEQNCTRGKFHIRFKRRNGRVRVACEEFCIEQSGIIFTSISSEDEKINQSLLPKLQFNLQLSEKERIDRAKVVLPFEHQGNGKPIQIYDGRRSQEDSVTEAVPISTSKSQTNEETGKGEIIYFRDSEDEMPDSDEDPDDDLDI comes from the exons ATGGCGGAATCGATTTGCAGAGCACTACGAGACGGTGCGTTAGAGGGAGAGCACGCAGCAGCTCTCACGATAAAGGACTCCATAGCTTCACCATTTGGATTCGATGTGTTTGCTCATGTCTTCTCCAAGCTCTCTTCCTACATTTTGGCTTCAAAGTACCAGTCAAG AGGTCTCGTGCTCGTCGCTTTTTCACGAAGTCCGTCGTTTTATGTGGATTTGTTGAAGAGGAGAGGAGTAGATGTTGCTTCTTCTCATAACTG GATTCAGATTTTGGATTGTTACACAGACCCTCTTGGCTGGAAAGATGGGGTTGGGGAGTGTGGAAGTGGTACAAAATCCTTAAACGAAGCTTCTCAAATAGCTAGTTTTTGTAAGAATGTGAAGGATGTGGAGACGTTTTTCTCTATGGTTGTTGAACTTGGTACAG GATTGGTTGGACGGGGCAAAGTTCGATTTTGTGTTGCAATAGACTCG GTAAGTGAAATGTTAAGACATGCTTCAATATCATCAGTTGCTGGCTTGTTAAGCAAACTTCGTAGCCATG ATCAAGTTTCAAGTATCTTTTGGTTGTTACATTCGGATCTTCATGAAGACAGGGTCACTGCTGTTTTGGAGTACATGTCCTCTATGGTGGCAAGCATAGAACCATTGAATCAATATGCAAATGGACAGAGGGGTAATTGGAATAATCTCTCTTTACTTGAACAGAATTGTACAAGAGGGAAGTTCCATATTCGATTCAAACGTAGAAATGGACGTGTTAGAGTGGCG TGTGAAGAATTTTGTATCGAGCAGTCTGGAATTATCTTTACATCAATTTCATCTGAAGatgaaaaaatcaatcaaagtCTTTTGCCGAag TTGCAGTTCAATCTACAGCTGTCAGAAAAGGAACGAATTGATAGGGCTAAGGTTGTACTACCCTTTGAACACCAAG GAAATGGTAAACCCATACAAATTTATGACGGGCGAAGATCTCAAGAGGACAGTGTAACTGAGGCAGTGCCTATTTCAACATCTAAATCACAAACAAATGAGGAAACTGGCAAGGGCGAGATAATATATTTTCGTGATTCAGAAGATGAGATGCCAGATTCTGATGAGGATCCGGATGATGATTtagatatataa